The proteins below come from a single Malus sylvestris chromosome 3, drMalSylv7.2, whole genome shotgun sequence genomic window:
- the LOC126614845 gene encoding serine/arginine-rich-splicing factor SR34-like isoform X1 → MSSRSMSRTLYVGNLPGDIREREVEDLFFKYGRIAHIDLKVPPRPPGYAFVEFEDARDAEDALRGRDGYDFDGHRLRVELAHGGRGHSSSSDRHSNYSGGRGGRGMSRRSDYRVLVSELPPSASWQDLKDHMRRAGDVCFSQVFRDGSGTTGIVDYTNLEDMKYAIKKLDGSEFRNAFDRQSVRVREYDAKRDSSRSPSRGRSHSRGRSYSRSRSPSYGRGRSRSKSPKTKSSRLSPARSRSRSASLPRSRSRSRSPSGSRSRSRSPVPSKRISKSPKKHISKSPKKRSTSRSPIRSRSRSKSLSR, encoded by the exons ATGAGCAGTCGGAGTATGAGCAGAACTCTCTATGTTGGGAATCTGCCCGGTGATATACGCGAGAGAGAGGTGGAAGATTTGTTTTTCAAG TATGGACGCATAGCCCATATTGACCTGAAGGTCCCCCCAAGGCCTCCTGGTTATGCATTTGTTGAG TTTGAAGATGCTCGTGATGCTGAAGATGCACTCCGTGGTCGTGATGGCTATGATTTTGATGGGCATCGTTTAAGA GTTGAACTTGCACATGGAGGGCGTGGGCATTCATCTTCTTCAGATCGTCATAGTAATTATAGTGGTGGTCGAGGTGGACGTGGGATGTCCAGGCGCTCAGATTATCGTG TGTTAGTCAGTGAACTTCCCCCTTCCGCTTCATGGCAAGATCTTAAG GATCATATGCGACGGGCGGGAGATGTCTGTTTCTCCCAAGTTTTTCGTGATGGTAGTG GTACAACAGGGATTGTAGACTACACAAACTTAGAAGATATGAAGTATGCG ATCAAAAAGCTTGATGGCTCTGAGTTCCGAAATGCTTTTGACCGCCAATCTGTTCGC GTGAGGGAATATGATGCGAAGAGGGACTCGTCTAGGAGCCCTAGTCGTGGTCGATCTCATTCAAGAGGCAGGAGCTACAGTCGCAGTCGTAGTCCAAGTTATGGCCGGGGCAGAAGCAGGAG CAAGTCTCCAAAAACCAAATCTTCACGCCTCTCACCCGCTAGATCTCGATCAAGATCTGCTTCTCTCCCGCGTTCGCGATCAAGGTCTCGCTCTCCATCAgg ATCACGGTCAAGAAGCAGATCTCCAGTGCCTTCG AAACGCATTAGTAAAAGCCCGAAGAAGCACATTAGTAAAAGTCCAAAGAAGCGTAGTACCAGCAGGAGTCCAATCCGGAGCAGGAGCAGGAGCAAGAGTTTGTCACG GTGA
- the LOC126614845 gene encoding serine/arginine-rich-splicing factor SR34-like isoform X2 — MSSRSMSRTLYVGNLPGDIREREVEDLFFKYGRIAHIDLKVPPRPPGYAFVEFEDARDAEDALRGRDGYDFDGHRLRVELAHGGRGHSSSSDRHSNYSGGRGGRGMSRRSDYRVLVSELPPSASWQDLKDHMRRAGDVCFSQVFRDGSGTTGIVDYTNLEDMKYAIKKLDGSEFRNAFDRQSVRVREYDAKRDSSRSPSRGRSHSRGRSYSRSRSPSYGRGRSRSKSPKTKSSRLSPARSRSRSASLPRSRSRSRSPSGYGYMRRTGDWILGS, encoded by the exons ATGAGCAGTCGGAGTATGAGCAGAACTCTCTATGTTGGGAATCTGCCCGGTGATATACGCGAGAGAGAGGTGGAAGATTTGTTTTTCAAG TATGGACGCATAGCCCATATTGACCTGAAGGTCCCCCCAAGGCCTCCTGGTTATGCATTTGTTGAG TTTGAAGATGCTCGTGATGCTGAAGATGCACTCCGTGGTCGTGATGGCTATGATTTTGATGGGCATCGTTTAAGA GTTGAACTTGCACATGGAGGGCGTGGGCATTCATCTTCTTCAGATCGTCATAGTAATTATAGTGGTGGTCGAGGTGGACGTGGGATGTCCAGGCGCTCAGATTATCGTG TGTTAGTCAGTGAACTTCCCCCTTCCGCTTCATGGCAAGATCTTAAG GATCATATGCGACGGGCGGGAGATGTCTGTTTCTCCCAAGTTTTTCGTGATGGTAGTG GTACAACAGGGATTGTAGACTACACAAACTTAGAAGATATGAAGTATGCG ATCAAAAAGCTTGATGGCTCTGAGTTCCGAAATGCTTTTGACCGCCAATCTGTTCGC GTGAGGGAATATGATGCGAAGAGGGACTCGTCTAGGAGCCCTAGTCGTGGTCGATCTCATTCAAGAGGCAGGAGCTACAGTCGCAGTCGTAGTCCAAGTTATGGCCGGGGCAGAAGCAGGAG CAAGTCTCCAAAAACCAAATCTTCACGCCTCTCACCCGCTAGATCTCGATCAAGATCTGCTTCTCTCCCGCGTTCGCGATCAAGGTCTCGCTCTCCATCAgg ATATGGATATATGCGGCGAACTGGGGATTGGATATTAGGATCTTGA